The Thermodesulfobacteriota bacterium DNA window CGCTCGATCGAGGCCACCTGGAAGTATCTGCTGGTGTGCTCGGTGGGCATCGCGCTCGCGCTCCTGGGGTCCTTCTTCCTCGCCTACGCCTGCCTCCACGGGGGCCTCGCCCCCTCGCTCCACCTGGGGGACCTCCTGGCCCACGCGCCCCGGCTCTCCAAGCCTTGGCTCCACGGGGCCTTCGTGCTGCTGCTGGTGGGGTACGGGACCAAGATGGGGCTCGCGCCCCTCCACACCTGGAAGCCCGACGCCTACGGCGAGGCCCCGGGGGTGGTGGGAGCGCTGCTCGCGGGGGGGATGACGAGCCTGGCGTTCCTCGCGGTGTTTCGGGCCTTCCAGGTCTGCGCCGCCGCAGGGGAGGCGGCCTACGCCCGGGGTATGCTCCTGGCCCTGGGTCTCTTCTCCATGGCGGCGGCGGGAGTCTTCGTGGTGCGCCAGCGTGACATCAAGAGGTTGCTGGCCTACTCCAGCGTCGAGCACATGGGGGTGCTCGCCCTGGGGCTGGGGATCGGGGGCGCGGCCACCGCCGGCGCCTTCCTCCACCTGGTGAACAACGCCCTGGCAAAGGGGCTCCTGTTCCTGTGCGCCGGCAACATCCACCGGGCCTACGGCGCCAAGACCACCGACGAGGTGGCCGGGGCGGCCCGGCGCCTGCCGCTGTCGGGGTGGCTCTTCCTGCTGGGCCTCCTGGCGGCCACGGGCTCGCCCCCCTTCGGTCCCTTCCAGAGCCTGTTCGCGATCGGGCGCGCCGCCCTGGAGGCCGGACGGCCCTGGGTGGCGGGCTCCTTCGGGTTCTTCCTCCTCGTGGTGTTCACCGGCATGGGGGCCACCGTCCTCGCGGTGGTCCAGGGGCCGCCCTCCCCTGCCGCCCGTTCCACCGCCTACCGCGACGGCCTCCTCACCGGGGCGCCGCTCCTGGTCTTCTTCGGCCTCGTCCTCCTCCTCGGCCTCTGGCTCCCCCCGCCCCTGGCCGACCTCCTGCGGCAGGCGGCAGAGCTTGTGGAGGGGGCGGGGTAGGGGACCGGGAGGAAGACGGTGGAAGAGGGGGT harbors:
- a CDS encoding proton-conducting transporter membrane subunit, with the protein product MFALSILCPLGLAGLALAVPSNRWRPWLLPLAAAANLVLTAGILRRAGTFRGAGWVALDPAGALVLGLLAVLFGVCSFYTVGYLGHRQERSNRVFCACLLAFLSLANLVAWSRHLALLWVALEATTLAAAPLIYFNRNRRSIEATWKYLLVCSVGIALALLGSFFLAYACLHGGLAPSLHLGDLLAHAPRLSKPWLHGAFVLLLVGYGTKMGLAPLHTWKPDAYGEAPGVVGALLAGGMTSLAFLAVFRAFQVCAAAGEAAYARGMLLALGLFSMAAAGVFVVRQRDIKRLLAYSSVEHMGVLALGLGIGGAATAGAFLHLVNNALAKGLLFLCAGNIHRAYGAKTTDEVAGAARRLPLSGWLFLLGLLAATGSPPFGPFQSLFAIGRAALEAGRPWVAGSFGFFLLVVFTGMGATVLAVVQGPPSPAARSTAYRDGLLTGAPLLVFFGLVLLLGLWLPPPLADLLRQAAELVEGAG